The stretch of DNA gcTCTGCTCTCACATCACATCACACACTCCACGACTCGAGAGTCGGGAAACAGGGCGTCGGGTCGAACCCGTAGACCGGGCCCTCGATCGAGCCCGGCCCGAGCGAGACGTCCACGGCAACCGGCCGGTCCGTCCCGGCCCGGTCCGGCTGCGAGAAAGCCGACGAGTCGAGCGCCGGGAGGAGGAGGCTCTGCTCGAACCCGGCCCGATCCGGTTCGACCGCCGAGCCCGGCTCGAACCGGATCCCGGTCACCAGCTGCACCATCTCGCGGAAGTTGGCCGGGTCGGCGCTGATGTAGGTCGTGGGCGACCGCCGCGACGCGCGCCGCTTCCGCTTCCTGATCCGACCGGCCGGGGCCAGCCGAACCGGGTTCGAGCCGCGCGGATCCGCCCCGGCCGGGGCGGGGAAGGCGAGTTCGGGGCCCGCGGAAGCGGAGTCGGGCGAGGGCGAGATCCGGAGGGCTCCGGCTAGGGCTTCGTTGTCGCGGGCGAAGGCGTAGTCGGAGATCAGAGCGGCTTCGGGGGCGAGGAGAGGAGATAGCCACGGATCCAAGCTCGAGCCACTCGCCATTAATGGTGACgcagaggaaggagaagaggaggaggaggaggaggacgaggaggaatGGGAGAGGGATTGTTATTTGAAAGAGAAGAGAGTGggattggatttttattttttattcgcGTGCTTTAATAAAGAGTGGTGGGGACGAGGGGATTAATTGAGGGAGAAACCGCGTTTCTCGGGCCACGTGCCCGCGTGTGTGTGCGCGCAAAGCCGCGGTTTTTGTCGGAGCCGCTATTtgtatttttggttttttgattttgtttttgtgtttttttaagGGAGGATTACAATAAATCCTGGATaattgatctaaaatttagaaagatctttattactaaaaaaaaagtatgaccTTTCTT from Ananas comosus cultivar F153 linkage group 18, ASM154086v1, whole genome shotgun sequence encodes:
- the LOC109724238 gene encoding calmodulin-binding protein 25-like encodes the protein MASGSSLDPWLSPLLAPEAALISDYAFARDNEALAGALRISPSPDSASAGPELAFPAPAGADPRGSNPVRLAPAGRIRKRKRRASRRSPTTYISADPANFREMVQLVTGIRFEPGSAVEPDRAGFEQSLLLPALDSSAFSQPDRAGTDRPVAVDVSLGPGSIEGPVYGFDPTPCFPTLESWSV